Proteins co-encoded in one Sinobacterium norvegicum genomic window:
- a CDS encoding ribose-phosphate pyrophosphokinase: protein MVFTGNANPDLANKVVDKLNIPMGDVSVGKFSDGEISVELNENVRGKDVFIIQSTCQPTNDNLMELIFMVDGLRRASAARITAVVPYFGYARQDRRVRSARVPISAKAVAEMMEKAGVDRVLTVDLHAEQIQGFFDVPVDNVYGSPVLLDDIERQKYENLVVVSPDIGGVVRARAVAKSLGVDLAIIDKRRPEANVAQVMNIIGEVDGRTCLLVDDMVDTAGTLCKAAEALKEKGATHVVAYCTHPVLSGNAMSNINGSQLDELVVTDTIPLSQEAQECGKIRQLTMANLLAEAVRRVCNEESISAMFR, encoded by the coding sequence ATGGTATTTACAGGGAACGCCAACCCTGATCTCGCAAATAAAGTTGTCGATAAGCTCAATATCCCAATGGGTGATGTGTCAGTCGGTAAATTCTCCGATGGTGAAATCAGCGTTGAGCTCAATGAAAATGTACGTGGTAAAGACGTCTTCATTATCCAGTCAACCTGTCAGCCAACCAATGACAACTTGATGGAGCTGATTTTCATGGTCGATGGTCTGCGTCGCGCATCGGCCGCTCGTATTACCGCCGTTGTTCCCTATTTTGGTTATGCTCGTCAGGATCGTCGTGTACGTTCTGCCCGAGTGCCGATCAGTGCCAAAGCTGTCGCTGAGATGATGGAAAAAGCCGGTGTTGACCGCGTTTTGACCGTCGATCTTCACGCCGAGCAAATCCAGGGCTTCTTCGATGTCCCTGTTGATAACGTTTACGGTTCGCCAGTATTACTTGATGATATTGAGCGTCAAAAGTATGAAAACCTTGTCGTTGTTTCTCCAGACATCGGTGGTGTTGTTCGTGCCCGTGCCGTGGCCAAGAGCCTCGGTGTCGATCTTGCCATTATTGATAAGCGTCGCCCCGAGGCCAATGTTGCCCAGGTGATGAATATTATTGGTGAGGTTGATGGTCGTACCTGCCTACTTGTCGACGATATGGTCGATACCGCTGGTACACTGTGCAAGGCTGCTGAGGCGCTGAAAGAAAAAGGTGCCACCCATGTTGTCGCTTACTGTACTCACCCGGTACTGTCAGGCAATGCGATGAGCAACATAAATGGTTCGCAGCTGGACGAATTAGTGGTCACCGACACAATTCCTCTTTCACAAGAGGCACAAGAGTGTGGTAAGATCCGCCAGCTCACTATGGCCAACCTGCTTGCAGAAGCTGTTCGCCGAGTGTGTAATGAGGAATCTATCAGCGCGATGTTTAGGTAA
- the ispE gene encoding 4-(cytidine 5'-diphospho)-2-C-methyl-D-erythritol kinase codes for MKRSTAACKAISLPAPAKINLMLHITGQRPDGYHELQTVFQFLDYSDQLHFRLNHHQQINLLTPFEGLPAEQNLIVRAAKLLQQHTGTTLGTDIEIDKILPAGGGLGGGSSNAATTLVALNQLWQTNLTQHQLAELGLALGADVPVFIHGFAAWAEGVGEALQPIVPTQDWLLVICPNVHVSTGEIFCHKKLTRSSKPIKFATALVGDMRNDCQSLVSELYPEVKKALDWASAFAPTLMTGTGACIFSHFDQQSKAEDILARVPGDWQAFVARGVNTSPLFIELDKIASVNH; via the coding sequence ATGAAACGTTCTACCGCGGCCTGTAAGGCGATCAGTTTGCCTGCCCCAGCCAAGATTAACTTAATGCTGCACATTACCGGGCAGCGCCCCGATGGTTACCATGAGTTGCAAACCGTTTTTCAATTCCTCGACTATAGCGACCAGCTACACTTTCGCTTAAATCACCATCAGCAAATTAACTTGCTGACCCCTTTTGAGGGCTTGCCAGCGGAGCAGAATCTCATCGTGCGAGCGGCGAAACTGTTGCAGCAACATACCGGCACGACGCTGGGCACCGATATTGAAATCGATAAGATTCTGCCTGCCGGTGGCGGCCTAGGTGGCGGCAGCTCCAACGCGGCGACTACATTAGTGGCGCTGAATCAGCTGTGGCAGACAAATTTAACCCAGCATCAACTGGCCGAATTAGGGTTGGCGCTGGGGGCTGATGTGCCGGTGTTTATCCATGGTTTTGCAGCCTGGGCCGAGGGTGTTGGTGAGGCGCTGCAACCAATCGTCCCGACGCAGGATTGGCTGTTGGTTATCTGCCCGAATGTTCATGTCAGCACCGGTGAAATTTTTTGTCATAAAAAATTGACACGCAGCAGCAAACCCATTAAATTTGCCACCGCATTAGTGGGAGATATGCGCAATGACTGTCAGTCACTTGTTAGCGAACTCTACCCGGAGGTAAAAAAAGCGCTCGATTGGGCGTCTGCTTTTGCCCCGACACTGATGACGGGTACTGGAGCTTGTATTTTTAGCCATTTCGACCAACAATCGAAAGCAGAGGATATACTGGCCCGTGTTCCCGGTGATTGGCAGGCATTTGTCGCTCGAGGTGTTAATACCTCGCCTCTATTTATAGAGTTAGATAAAATAGCCAGTGTGAATCACTAA
- the lolB gene encoding lipoprotein insertase outer membrane protein LolB, translated as MKNLSRGGRIVGLLALVLLFSGCSSWQQDVFDSGFEQPREPLAQWRVQGRVGIRAEGQAESANIFWRLQGDDYNLRLSGPFGAGTVIIEGDAEHVVLKQRNQPDVSAVDAEALLLRHTGWQLPVSSMVYWLQGLASPELPVDDSRRLVVEADTENTVMQDLPLAMLQQGDWHIEFQRYSRIESTVLPSKVVITHPSLRITLIVSQWQL; from the coding sequence ATGAAAAATCTGAGTCGTGGCGGCAGAATTGTCGGGTTACTAGCGCTTGTATTGTTGTTTTCTGGCTGTAGTAGTTGGCAGCAGGATGTCTTTGATAGTGGCTTTGAGCAGCCTCGTGAGCCCTTGGCGCAGTGGCGTGTTCAGGGTCGTGTTGGTATCCGAGCAGAGGGGCAGGCCGAAAGCGCCAACATTTTTTGGCGTCTACAGGGTGATGACTACAACTTACGACTCAGCGGTCCCTTTGGCGCTGGCACTGTTATTATTGAGGGCGATGCCGAGCACGTCGTCTTAAAGCAGCGCAATCAGCCGGATGTTTCAGCCGTCGATGCCGAGGCATTGCTGCTGCGTCACACCGGTTGGCAATTGCCGGTCAGCTCGATGGTTTACTGGCTGCAAGGCTTGGCCAGCCCTGAGCTACCGGTTGATGACAGTCGCCGTCTGGTGGTGGAAGCCGACACTGAGAATACGGTGATGCAAGACCTGCCGCTGGCGATGCTGCAGCAGGGTGATTGGCATATCGAGTTTCAGCGATACAGTCGTATAGAGAGCACGGTGTTGCCGAGTAAGGTTGTGATCACTCACCCGTCACTGCGTATCACTCTGATTGTCAGTCAGTGGCAGTTGTAA
- a CDS encoding tetratricopeptide repeat protein, whose product MTILLRRLIIAASIVTLAACGSLQPTEKVAAVPPPAKVEAPTKPFEVDTLYALLVAEVAGARQRYDIALGNYLQQAHKTQDPQIAARTARLAQYLQANEAAIDAATLWTQLEPESSEAHYMLAINLGQSGAVNEAFEHMQQVDRLGGVTNFTVIAAQGLKLPASKREYLLSQFDTALQKRARDEQLLMGKAILQQQTDPEAALVTVEKVLDQSPDNLRALSIQTTVLQQLGRGDEAFAILHKALEENPHNQRLRLQYARQLTAVDLVAAQQQFEILSQQAPNDSDILYSLALIDFELKQYDSSRNHFLRLRDLGPRSNDANFYLGAIAEQVGDPASAIDYYQLVTPSQNYLPSIQALARLWYGADMAPTFDDYIEQQRQLEPEQSVPLYLLQTDILQRQQLYDHAVGLLDQGLKRHPGDSNLLYSRSLINEKRGKLSEMEADLRKILADDPNNPAALNALGYVLSNYTNRLQEAYELIAKALQIQPNDPATLDSMGWVLFKQGKYEQSLSYLNRAYDGYPDAEVAAHLGEVLWQLERREEAMKVWQQALQKQPDDVTLNETLQRLAPELL is encoded by the coding sequence ATGACTATTTTGCTCCGCCGTTTGATCATCGCCGCTAGCATAGTAACCTTGGCTGCCTGTGGCTCTTTGCAGCCGACGGAAAAGGTGGCTGCTGTGCCGCCGCCGGCCAAGGTTGAAGCCCCGACCAAACCCTTTGAGGTGGATACCTTATACGCTTTGTTGGTAGCTGAGGTCGCGGGGGCTCGCCAGCGATACGATATAGCTTTGGGCAACTATTTACAGCAGGCGCATAAGACCCAGGACCCGCAAATTGCCGCTCGTACGGCAAGGTTGGCGCAGTACTTACAGGCCAATGAGGCGGCAATTGATGCGGCAACATTGTGGACGCAACTGGAGCCAGAAAGCTCAGAGGCACACTATATGTTGGCGATTAATCTCGGCCAGAGCGGTGCCGTCAACGAGGCCTTTGAACATATGCAACAGGTCGACCGCCTCGGTGGTGTGACCAATTTTACAGTGATTGCCGCACAGGGTTTAAAGTTACCGGCCTCTAAGCGAGAATATTTATTGTCGCAGTTTGATACCGCGCTGCAAAAGCGTGCCCGCGACGAGCAGCTATTAATGGGTAAGGCGATTTTGCAGCAGCAAACCGACCCAGAGGCGGCACTGGTAACAGTGGAAAAAGTGCTTGACCAGAGCCCTGATAATCTACGGGCACTGAGCATCCAGACCACCGTATTGCAGCAATTGGGGCGGGGCGATGAAGCTTTTGCAATTTTGCATAAGGCGCTGGAAGAGAACCCACACAACCAACGGCTGCGATTGCAATATGCTCGTCAGTTGACCGCGGTCGATCTTGTCGCTGCCCAGCAACAATTTGAGATTCTGTCGCAGCAGGCACCGAATGACAGCGACATATTGTACTCGCTGGCGTTGATTGACTTCGAACTGAAACAATATGACAGTTCTCGCAATCACTTCTTAAGGCTGAGAGACCTCGGACCTCGCAGTAATGATGCCAACTTTTATCTCGGCGCTATCGCGGAGCAGGTCGGCGACCCGGCCTCGGCCATCGATTATTATCAGCTGGTTACCCCCAGTCAAAATTACCTGCCCTCGATTCAAGCGTTGGCGCGCTTGTGGTACGGCGCGGATATGGCGCCTACCTTTGACGACTATATCGAGCAACAGCGCCAGCTTGAGCCTGAGCAGTCGGTGCCACTGTATTTGTTACAAACTGATATTCTGCAGCGACAGCAGCTTTACGATCACGCGGTGGGCTTACTGGATCAAGGCCTAAAGCGTCACCCTGGGGACAGCAATCTGCTGTACTCGCGCTCATTAATTAATGAGAAGCGCGGCAAACTGAGCGAGATGGAGGCAGACCTACGTAAGATCTTGGCCGATGACCCGAACAATCCCGCGGCGCTCAACGCCCTCGGTTATGTGTTGAGCAATTATACCAACCGTCTGCAGGAAGCCTATGAGTTGATTGCCAAGGCCTTGCAAATCCAGCCCAATGATCCGGCGACGCTGGATAGTATGGGTTGGGTGCTTTTTAAGCAGGGTAAGTATGAGCAGTCGTTGAGCTATTTGAACAGGGCCTATGACGGCTATCCGGATGCTGAGGTTGCCGCGCATTTAGGCGAGGTGCTGTGGCAGTTAGAGCGCAGAGAGGAGGCGATGAAGGTGTGGCAGCAGGCGCTGCAGAAACAGCCTGATGACGTTACCTTGAATGAGACGCTGCAGCGGCTAGCGCCCGAACTATTGTAA
- the hemA gene encoding glutamyl-tRNA reductase — MSLLALGINHNSAPLEIREKVAFSEARLQEALSDARAHTKIKELVVLSTCNRTELFAAYDDDNDADSEALGQWLASFHGIDWLALSPVCYHYQNSEAVRHLIRVGAGLDSMVLGEPQILGQMKTAYAAAHGFGSVGAKLSQLFEGGFSIVKRVRTETAIGANPVSVAFAAVSLSKRIFSRLDKSNALLIGAGETIELVARHLKENGIANMTIANRTLTRSQLLAEEVGAKSVPLDAIAAELVNADIVITSTAAPIAILGKGTVESALKKRKHKPIFMVDIAVPRDIEPEVAELSDVYLYTVDDLKEIVEENKRGRQNEAYNAEKIVDQGVQAFSRKQLEYHAVDTVKALRQQADMLRQQELERALKQLAKGDEPADILASLARSLSNKLIHAPSANLKRASAAGRTEVIPLVDELFDLGEYKSIDSEKQ, encoded by the coding sequence ATGAGCCTTTTGGCCCTCGGTATTAATCATAATTCGGCCCCTCTGGAGATCAGAGAGAAGGTCGCCTTTAGCGAAGCTCGTTTACAAGAGGCTTTGTCGGATGCCCGCGCCCACACCAAAATCAAAGAGCTGGTAGTACTTTCCACCTGCAACCGTACCGAGCTATTTGCCGCCTACGATGACGATAATGACGCCGACAGCGAAGCTCTGGGGCAATGGCTGGCCAGTTTTCACGGCATCGATTGGCTGGCGCTGTCACCGGTCTGCTACCACTATCAGAACAGCGAGGCAGTGCGACACCTGATTCGCGTTGGCGCCGGTCTCGACTCGATGGTTTTAGGTGAACCACAAATTCTCGGCCAGATGAAAACCGCCTATGCCGCCGCTCACGGCTTCGGCTCCGTTGGCGCCAAATTGAGCCAATTATTTGAGGGCGGTTTCAGCATTGTTAAGCGGGTCAGAACCGAAACCGCCATCGGCGCCAATCCCGTCTCTGTTGCCTTTGCCGCCGTCAGTTTATCGAAACGTATTTTCTCTCGCTTAGACAAGAGTAACGCACTGCTAATCGGCGCCGGGGAGACCATCGAATTAGTCGCCCGGCACCTGAAAGAAAATGGCATTGCCAATATGACCATTGCCAACCGTACGCTGACACGGTCACAGTTATTGGCCGAGGAGGTCGGCGCCAAGTCTGTCCCCCTCGACGCCATTGCCGCGGAATTAGTTAACGCCGATATTGTGATTACATCGACCGCAGCCCCCATTGCCATTCTCGGCAAGGGTACCGTCGAATCGGCCTTAAAAAAACGCAAACACAAACCGATCTTCATGGTCGATATCGCCGTGCCTCGCGATATTGAACCCGAGGTAGCCGAACTCAGCGATGTCTACCTCTATACCGTCGATGATTTAAAAGAAATCGTCGAAGAAAATAAGCGCGGTCGCCAGAACGAAGCCTACAACGCTGAAAAAATAGTCGATCAAGGCGTACAAGCCTTCAGCCGAAAGCAACTTGAATACCATGCTGTCGACACGGTCAAGGCGCTGCGACAACAGGCCGACATGCTTCGCCAGCAAGAGCTAGAACGCGCTCTAAAACAGCTGGCCAAAGGTGATGAGCCCGCCGACATACTGGCCTCGTTAGCCAGATCGCTCTCCAATAAATTAATACATGCACCCAGTGCCAACCTGAAGAGGGCCAGCGCTGCCGGTCGCACTGAAGTAATACCGTTAGTCGATGAACTTTTTGACCTCGGTGAATACAAGTCAATAGACAGTGAGAAACAATGA
- the prfA gene encoding peptide chain release factor 1: MKDSIRSKLELLVERHEEVGVLMSDPEVITNQDKFRALGQEYAELEPVVECFASFQSAVEEVDEAKLMLKDSDPDMREMAQESFKEGEIERDRLAIELQKLLLPKDPRDDNNVFLEVRAGTGGDEAAIFAGDLFRMYSRYAEKRRWKIEVVSERQGDHGGYKEIVTRIVGDGVYSQLKFESGAHRVQRVPETESQGRVHTSACTVAIMAEAAEVDAIEINKGDLRVDTFRASGSGGQHVNKTDSAIRLTHLPTGVVVECQDERSQHKNKAKAMSLLASRLMDAAQQEADQAVSDERKSLVGSGDRSERIRTYNYPQGRITDHRINLTLYKLDEVMQGTLDDVIQPLINEYQADQLAALSNDD, encoded by the coding sequence ATGAAAGATTCCATCCGCAGTAAATTAGAACTCTTGGTCGAGCGCCATGAGGAAGTTGGCGTCTTGATGAGCGACCCTGAGGTGATTACGAATCAGGATAAATTCCGTGCCCTCGGCCAAGAATACGCTGAATTAGAACCAGTGGTGGAGTGCTTTGCCAGCTTTCAATCTGCAGTGGAAGAGGTCGACGAAGCCAAATTAATGCTAAAAGACAGCGACCCCGACATGCGCGAAATGGCTCAGGAGTCATTTAAAGAAGGCGAGATCGAACGCGACCGCCTCGCCATTGAATTGCAAAAGCTGCTACTGCCAAAAGACCCCCGCGACGATAACAACGTGTTCTTAGAAGTCCGTGCCGGCACCGGTGGCGACGAGGCGGCCATCTTCGCCGGCGACCTGTTCCGGATGTACAGCCGTTACGCTGAGAAACGCCGCTGGAAAATCGAAGTGGTCAGCGAACGCCAAGGTGACCACGGCGGCTACAAAGAAATTGTCACCCGCATCGTCGGAGATGGCGTTTATTCACAGCTCAAATTCGAGTCCGGCGCCCACCGTGTTCAGCGCGTGCCCGAGACCGAATCACAGGGCCGGGTGCATACCTCAGCCTGTACCGTCGCCATCATGGCCGAGGCGGCCGAGGTGGACGCCATCGAAATCAATAAGGGCGACCTGCGCGTCGATACCTTCCGCGCCTCCGGCTCCGGCGGACAGCACGTCAACAAAACTGACTCAGCCATTCGACTCACTCACCTGCCTACCGGTGTGGTCGTCGAGTGCCAGGACGAGCGCTCGCAGCACAAGAATAAGGCCAAGGCGATGAGTTTACTCGCCTCTCGACTGATGGATGCCGCCCAACAGGAAGCCGACCAGGCTGTTTCCGACGAACGTAAATCGCTGGTGGGCAGTGGTGACCGCTCCGAGCGTATTCGCACCTACAACTATCCACAGGGGCGGATTACCGATCACCGCATTAACCTCACGCTCTACAAACTCGACGAGGTTATGCAGGGTACATTGGATGATGTTATCCAGCCGCTGATCAATGAATATCAGGCCGATCAGCTCGCTGCCCTCAGCAACGACGATTAA
- the prmC gene encoding peptide chain release factor N(5)-glutamine methyltransferase, protein MCTIADCLLRHKELLNSSDSALLDTELLLAEALNKERTYLRTWPEKALSDEQLAAFSNAFSRRLTGEPVAHILGYREFWTLRLAVNPSTLIPRPDTEILVEQALQAFQPDEAITVLDLGTGTGAIALALASECPNWHITAVDVEPAAVALAQHNQQYNQLNNVTILRSDWFTAIDGQRFDMIVSNPPYIAHDDAHLSQGDVRFEPDSALTADNNGMADIEHIAGNSRQHLKPNGRLLLEHGYNQGQAARDCLLQQGFQQVRTVKDYGDNDRITLGQYSTGQPL, encoded by the coding sequence ATGTGCACGATTGCCGACTGTTTATTGCGCCACAAAGAGCTGTTAAACAGCAGCGATAGTGCCCTGCTCGACACCGAGCTATTACTGGCCGAGGCGCTGAACAAAGAGCGTACCTATTTGCGCACCTGGCCAGAAAAAGCCCTATCCGATGAACAGTTGGCGGCGTTCTCCAACGCCTTCAGCCGCCGACTCACCGGCGAGCCAGTCGCGCATATTCTCGGTTACCGTGAATTTTGGACGCTGCGATTGGCGGTCAATCCATCGACACTAATCCCCCGGCCTGACACCGAAATCCTCGTTGAACAGGCGCTTCAGGCTTTTCAACCCGACGAAGCCATCACCGTCCTCGATCTCGGCACCGGTACCGGCGCCATTGCCCTGGCGTTGGCCAGCGAATGCCCCAACTGGCACATCACCGCCGTCGATGTCGAACCCGCCGCCGTCGCTTTAGCCCAGCACAATCAGCAGTACAACCAACTCAACAACGTCACCATTTTACGTAGCGATTGGTTTACCGCCATCGACGGCCAGCGCTTCGACATGATTGTCAGCAACCCGCCGTATATCGCTCACGACGACGCCCATCTCAGCCAGGGCGATGTTCGCTTCGAGCCTGATTCAGCCCTGACCGCCGACAATAACGGCATGGCTGATATCGAGCATATCGCTGGCAACAGCAGACAACACCTCAAGCCCAATGGCCGGCTGCTACTTGAACACGGCTATAATCAGGGGCAGGCCGCCAGAGACTGCCTATTGCAACAGGGCTTTCAACAGGTTCGTACAGTGAAAGATTACGGCGACAACGACAGAATCACTCTCGGCCAATACAGCACAGGGCAGCCACTATGA
- a CDS encoding HesA/MoeB/ThiF family protein has translation MNDQQMLRYSRQIMLDDIDIAGQEKLLAATVLVVGAGGLGCPAALYLASAGIGKLIIADDDHVELSNLQRQIAHGDNDVNKAKVESLADSIAAINPEIEVECFDRRLQGDALYANVAKADIVVDCSDNFQTRFALNAACVSEKKPLISGAAIRMEGQVSVFHGSQNDQPCYRCLYSEQDGEDLNCSTNGVLAPLVGIIGSIQAFETLKLIVGFGESLAGRLLIFDGKYLEWRELKISKDPACPICQQD, from the coding sequence ATCAACGATCAACAAATGCTGCGCTACAGTCGTCAAATCATGCTCGACGATATCGATATTGCCGGCCAAGAGAAGCTACTCGCCGCCACGGTTTTGGTGGTCGGTGCCGGTGGTCTTGGCTGCCCCGCGGCATTGTACTTAGCCTCTGCCGGCATCGGCAAACTCATCATCGCCGACGACGACCACGTCGAACTTTCCAATCTACAACGCCAGATTGCTCACGGCGATAACGATGTTAACAAGGCCAAGGTAGAGTCGCTGGCCGATTCTATCGCTGCCATCAACCCTGAGATCGAAGTCGAGTGCTTCGACCGTCGACTTCAGGGTGATGCGCTATATGCCAATGTGGCCAAGGCCGATATCGTGGTTGATTGCAGCGATAACTTTCAAACCCGATTTGCCCTCAACGCCGCCTGTGTCAGCGAGAAAAAACCGCTGATCAGCGGTGCCGCAATTCGCATGGAAGGGCAGGTGTCAGTCTTTCATGGCAGCCAGAATGATCAACCCTGTTATCGTTGCCTGTACAGTGAGCAGGATGGCGAGGACCTCAACTGCTCGACCAATGGTGTGCTGGCGCCTCTGGTCGGCATTATTGGTTCTATACAAGCCTTTGAAACCCTTAAGCTGATTGTTGGCTTTGGCGAATCACTGGCTGGACGGTTACTGATTTTTGACGGTAAATACCTGGAGTGGCGAGAACTAAAAATCAGCAAAGACCCAGCCTGCCCAATATGCCAGCAGGACTAA
- a CDS encoding MATE family efflux transporter, with protein sequence MRSNFIRAEIFRLTSLGVPILIAQLAQTAMGVVDTLMAGRYHADDLAAVAIGNSLSLPIVLLIAGIMIGNTAISSHHYGARKFADIGESTRQSLWLGLPISFLAMAMMFNADIVLVIMDTPAHMAVISQQYLYGFAMGFPALIGCLAIRTMAEGMGQTRPIMIIGIISFLLNIPLNYALIYGKFGLPELGGAGCGLASGIVLWLQLLMFIAFSRRAEFKASGLYQKISKPDVERIKEIMKVGLPIGGAMFVEVVLFAAIALILAPMGSTIIGAHQIALNFSGMVFMIPLSLANAITIRVGHTLGQGKTLKARAITFTGIGYGMVLALITACFVFYARDWIAAAYTHDTAIQSAAVGLLFYAAIYQLPDAIQACANGALRAYKDTRVALIFVIISCWGIGLPVGYVLGMTDWWLPMMGAKGFWIGLAVGLSCASFSLGARLLWRTERTIEHYKKRSI encoded by the coding sequence ATGCGTTCTAATTTTATTCGAGCCGAGATTTTCCGGCTGACCTCTCTGGGTGTACCTATCCTGATTGCCCAGCTGGCACAGACGGCAATGGGGGTGGTCGATACATTGATGGCTGGCCGTTATCACGCCGATGACTTGGCGGCGGTGGCAATAGGCAACTCCCTTTCTCTGCCTATTGTGTTGCTTATCGCCGGGATTATGATTGGTAATACAGCGATCTCTTCACATCATTACGGTGCCCGGAAATTTGCCGATATTGGTGAGTCTACCCGTCAGTCGCTATGGCTCGGTCTGCCAATCTCCTTTCTTGCCATGGCAATGATGTTTAACGCCGATATCGTCTTGGTTATTATGGATACACCGGCACATATGGCGGTGATCAGTCAGCAATACCTGTACGGTTTTGCCATGGGGTTTCCCGCCCTGATTGGCTGTTTAGCTATTCGTACCATGGCCGAGGGTATGGGTCAGACGCGGCCAATCATGATCATTGGTATTATTAGTTTTTTACTCAATATTCCGCTGAACTATGCGCTGATTTACGGTAAGTTTGGCCTGCCAGAGCTGGGTGGTGCCGGCTGCGGGTTGGCCTCGGGCATTGTGCTATGGCTGCAATTACTGATGTTTATTGCCTTTAGCCGGCGCGCCGAGTTCAAGGCGTCGGGCTTGTATCAAAAAATCTCCAAACCCGACGTCGAGCGCATTAAAGAAATTATGAAAGTCGGTTTGCCAATCGGTGGCGCGATGTTTGTCGAGGTGGTGTTGTTTGCCGCCATCGCATTAATTCTTGCGCCGATGGGGTCAACCATTATCGGTGCCCATCAAATTGCGCTGAACTTCTCCGGCATGGTGTTTATGATACCGCTCAGCCTGGCCAACGCGATTACCATTCGTGTCGGCCACACCCTCGGGCAGGGCAAGACACTGAAGGCGCGGGCGATTACGTTTACCGGCATCGGTTACGGCATGGTGTTGGCATTGATTACCGCCTGTTTCGTGTTCTATGCGCGGGACTGGATTGCCGCCGCTTACACTCACGACACAGCGATACAGTCAGCGGCTGTTGGCCTGCTATTTTACGCCGCTATTTATCAGTTGCCGGACGCCATTCAGGCCTGTGCCAATGGTGCCCTGCGCGCCTATAAAGACACCCGGGTGGCGCTGATTTTTGTCATTATCTCTTGTTGGGGGATTGGTCTGCCGGTGGGTTATGTGCTCGGCATGACCGATTGGTGGCTGCCGATGATGGGGGCGAAGGGCTTCTGGATTGGTCTTGCCGTTGGTCTGAGCTGTGCCTCGTTCTCGCTCGGTGCCCGCCTACTGTGGCGAACAGAGCGGACCATTGAACACTATAAAAAACGCAGTATTTGA